In Spea bombifrons isolate aSpeBom1 chromosome 9, aSpeBom1.2.pri, whole genome shotgun sequence, the genomic stretch taacattaaactgcagccgccgcgctctcccccattcttctaacattaaactgcagccgctgcgctctgccccattcttctaacattaaactgcagccgccgcgctctcccccattcttctaacattaaactgcagccaccgcaCTCTCCCccgttcttctaacattaaactgcagccgccgcgctctcccccattcttctaacattaaactgcagccgccgcgctctcccccattcctctaacattaaactgcagccgccgcgctctcccccattcttctaacattaaactgcagccgccgcgctctcccccattcttctaacattaaactgcagccgctgcgctctgccccattcttctaacactAGACTGCAcctgccgcgctctcccccattctttcACGGGGTGGCGCTCTTCTCCGTCCTGTCTTTAGGCTCACAGTCACCAATTTATGAGTTGGACAGACATGTGGATTTTGGACTCTGTTCAGAGATCAAGAAACTAATATTTTCAGCAGATCCTATTACAGACGGGCAGCCCTCACCCTGCCATGGAGGAACGCGGCTCTATGAAGCATTAACACCGAACACAGCCACTCGGCCTCTTTCTAGGTAAATAAATTACGATGCTGAGAGCAATGCATTGTGGGTACTGACCAAAGGAGTGATTAATGACCTCAAACAAGGCAAAATAATTGGCTGTGATTCCATCCATCCCGATCTTGGCCGCGAGAGCCTGTCGGAACAATAAAGTTGGTGAGGAAAGGACCGTCCCACCCACGCCCCCTCCGGCCCCCGGCCAGGACAGCCTATTACCTGGTACACCTGGTCCGTGGTGCTGTTCTTCTTAACCCGAACGGTCACCGTGGTTTTGTCAGGCAACGCAACCCGCAGCTCCACATCGGACACCCCGTTATAGTTCTAGGGAGGacgtgaaagggttaaccctaCCCCATATCCCACCAGTTCATGCGCGCTCCCACTTCCCAAGCCTCACCTCGTCCGACTCGGACAGGAACTCCTGCATAATGTCGCTCTCCCCGATCACTCGAATGGAGCAAACTGCAAAACAGCGAAACCAAGAACCTGTGAGTGCTCTCTCCCCGCAggataaccccccctccccccccaggATCCCCCCCTCTGCACCACTTCCTTCCCCCTGGTCGCCACTCACCTTTCTCCAGGTACTCCTCTAAGCCTCGCCGCCGGGCGTCTAGCTGCTGCTCCGATAAGGAGAACGGCCACTTCCCCGGCAGCCGAGGAAAGGTGAAATTGGCAAATTCCCGCTTCAGGTTCTGGTTGAGGATGGCGAACTCGCGGTATCTCTTGGAGCACAGCTGCCGGCCCGCCATGTAGACATTGTACACCTGCAGGAGGGCAGAGGACACTGAATGGAAGCCACGCCCCGGCAACAGCACCGCACGCCCCGGCAACAGCGCCGCACGCCCCGGCAACAGCGCCGCACGCCCCCAGCAAGCCCCCTCACCACAAACTTCTCCCCGCTCTGCTCCACGTGCTTGTAAGTGGGGATCGAGATGGGAACGGCCTGCTTCTCGGTGTAGTCGTAGAACGATTGCCCCGAAGAGTCATCGCTGGGGTCCAGGCTTTCGGCTTCGTGGGGGGGAACCGATAACACTGTGAGGATGAGCTCCTTCTCCCCGGCTCGGATCAGATCCACCACTTGCTTGTGAGTGGCTCCTTCCACGTTCACCCCGTTtctgaaaaggagacagggtgAGGTTACCACAAAACTCTTCAGCAGATACAGAAAGGGTTAACCGATCAGCAGTACGAGCCGCCGGCCATATCTAATCTGCCAGAAACATGCTGAGTTAACCTCCGCTGAAaagctgttccatgtatccaccaccctctcagccaAGTGTTCCCTTACATCATATTTTAGCCTCTGACCCACAAAACGTGGACTTTGGCCCCTCTTTCTGACATTCCTCCCCTGTGAAACACCTGCCtctatgccctttaacccttttgggGATTGTTGTAGCGTAACCCAACTTTGTCTGCTACGACAGGGGCCACACTGCTTCCAGGGGCCACTAGATCCACCTTCCTTTAGCCAATCCCCTAGTAGTTGGGTAAAATTCAGGGGATGTCCCACTGCCCTGTCTGGGAGCAACTGTCCTGCACAGCCCCCTGCTGAGCCAGGCAGTTACATCATCAGCAACCGCGCTGATGTCACAAGAACGCAGAGCCCTCGCCTTATGTTCCCGGCCCTTCCTACGGACGGATTCAGACACCAGAAAGAGGAAGCGTCACGCCAGACTTCCTTCCTGAGTCCGAGGGGCCAGAGCTTGAAAACCTATTATCTCCACTACGCTTAActccactggttgctatagcgataaagccactttaaaaaaaactttgagagcCTCTTAGATCGGATCCCATCTGAGGGGGGCACTCGGTACGAGGGTCCCCCGGTTTGTGTAAGATCTGCGGCCCAGAGATTGACCCCTGGGTGATACCCCATCAGGGCAGTAACATGTGATGACACGCGTGTTAAGGAGCATGTCATGCCCGGAGCATCACATGCACGCAGCACAGATAATCCTGCCCCAGGAGACAGGGCAGCTGAGGGTCTGTGTGCATGATCAGGGGCCCCCTGCTCTGAGGGGACACAGCAGTTCCTGGCTGCAATCCTATAGGCGGAAGCCGCATACAGTTCTAGGGCAGTTAGAAACACCCACTGTGTGGAGCCCCCTCGGAGGTACTGGGGGTACAATCCAGCCGCTGCCCACTGACAGCTATACTACGGAGGGCTTCCGTCCGGCAGAGACCCCCAGTTACCGACACGAGCCTCTCAGCATAACCTGCACCCCATCCCATAGTCCTGCCAGGCCCCATAACCCGGCTCCCCGATACCCTTCCGGTCCTGGGTCTCCTGACATACTCACACTTCCAGAATGCGGTCTCCTTTGCGGATGCCGGCCCGGTCGGCAGCTCCCCCGGGGAGTACGGCACTGACATGCTGCAGAGGGGCGTACAACTCGCCGTTGATGCTCCGGAGCTGGCCGCCCTCGCTCACCTGGCCCCGCACGTTGAAGCCGTACCCGGACTCAGACTTCACTATCCGCACCACCCGTGGGCCCCCGCCGTTCCGGGACAACAACCCGTCCCCCTCCTCGTCCGCCATCTTTAGCGCACACCGGGAGGAGCGAGGCGGGGTCACGGGACCGGCACGTCACCCGCGGTGCATGATGGAAGTTGAAGTCCGGAATAGCTGTCATGAGGCGAGGCCAGCAGGAGAAACCAATCGTATTGAAGGCGGGAAGTAAACGACCAATCGGAGAAGACAGAAAAGAGAAGCCAATCACCGAAGGGACAGGGACGACGGCAACCAATGAGAGGCAACCGTGAGGGTACCCTGGCTCTATTGAGGTGATGCGCTTCAGCTAATAAAAAGCCGCTTTGTTCCTCACCTGGGGCTCTGAAAGTGATGCGGCTGTTTTTGACTGGAGGCTCCGGTGGGGTGGGACCGCGGAACCTGGTTCTCCGGGTGTTTCGCTTCCAGGTCCGGTGGTGCGTTACTAGTGCTGACAGCCATCTACCCCCAACCAGGTCTCCGGAGCCCCTGCATGCTGCTCCTGTGTATTACTGTGCTCGGTTCTGAGGTACGCAGTGCGACAAAGTGCTGCCGGCCTCCCACCCCTCCTTTATGTGCTGTCTGTCAATGTATTTTGTCACTTCTAGCAGGCCTCGGGCTGTCATGGGGACTCCGTATAAATCACCTGAATGAGAAATATAAACACACAGTGCCTAACGAGACCTCCAGCAAAAGGGACATGATGGGGCAGAAGATATTACCCCTGTCCGGAGTGGGCCATAGGCAGAATAGgggatacatttttaataaaggttTTATTTAGCAGTGGCGGCCTGTcgcctggggggggggtcctgtCAGGTTCTGTGTGGTACAAGCACCCCCAGCATCATTTCCAGACTTCGCAGAAAGATGTGGCATCAGTAATTAGCCAGCAGGGGGTGCTGTAAGTCTGTTACCGCCTCACATGCACAGCCCTGTCTCGGTTACCTGGATACTGGGGATTGCCTGGCCCTCCAATACTGCAGTTAAAACCAATTCAGCAGGGCGACCAGCCAATGCACCCACCTCTGTAACAGTATcactggtaaaaaaaagtgcttccTCTTCATAACCTGCAGTTCCAGAGATGATCAGCAGGGGGCTCCAGTTTCTGCCCCTTGTTGCCGTCATGGGTTAGCGCTACGTAGGAAAATCATTAGCTCGTTGAAACCTAAAGATCCTCtcgcaaagttttttttccaccttAATTACATTTCATTGTCTCGCTATATTCACAGATGGAATCAGAACTCAAAGACACTCAAATCTCCTGAGGGGAAGCATATTGGACCAGTCAGAGCTGCTCATCCTTCCGTGAATGGACGTGCGACAGGTAGGGCTATTTATTAGTTATGTATTCATGTTGAACTACATTAGAAATAGGCATCTATTTACAACATAAAAAGCCATCTATACATTGGACCAATTTTCTAGGTTACATATGAAgggaaatgattattatttgacGGTGAAACATGTACCTcttatctgtatgtttatattaataaaaactgcTCATGCGTCGCACACCTTCCAGTGAGAAAAGTCAGGTTAGGCTGTTGTATTTTAATTGTCTGcacatataatgtataggtCAAGGTTTACATTAAGCTTGTAGGAGCGCTTGTCCTTCACACTGCCTAAAACAACGTGCACATAATTACATTCTCTGTCGATTTTAgtttaaatcagtttttataAAGACTTTGTCCACCAAAGACTCGCACATCGAATCCTTATTgttgtgttatatttattatatgtcttTAACACGAGCAGCACATAACAAGTTAAACCAGCCTGTCCGCGAAGAGACAGCACAGGGGCTGGCTGTTTGAAAGCCTTAATGCTGCGCGTGTGGGTGTGTGACGCTAATTACAGCTGGGTGTGTACAGGCGAAACTCAACACGGGCGGTCGGCCAAAATAAAGCTCTCACAGGCAAACGTGCCACGGTCATGTACATACATGTACCTAATCACAGAAACATACAGAATAGTTACACGTGTACATCTGTTACATTGACACAGTCTGGCTAGTTTCATACGTTCTGGCATCAGTCGGCACACAGACTCACAAGAACATCGTGAGCCATCACTGTGCGCTCACTTACAGCTAGAAGGAAACCCGTGTCCCCGCAGACACAGACGCCCTTGGCGTTGGTGCATGTAGAGACACCAAGGTAAGTCGGAGCGCCTCTAGGTATATGGAGAAGGAGCCTCCTGAGACTCCCAAGGAACATGAATGCACGCAGCATTAGATTGTGTATACACAACAGAAAGCACACGCTGCTGGTTAAATATCATAATTTATTACTATctacatttatatgtatatatttatatattacagatATCTGTCCAGATACAGATTAAGACACTAAATACAGCAGTAAATGGGTGTTCAGGACACCAGAGTGAGTGCTTTCATTCAGATGTGCCGAGGGGGGGCAGACATAACAAGGCTAGCAGAAATGGGGTCCTTTTGTTTATTAACACCCTAGAGACCACAAATTGCTGAATTATGACAATGGAGGCGGAGGTCTGCACCTCTCTGAGTTAGTattatatgataataataactcaTATGGTAAGTAGCCCTTAGTATTGTGAATCCACTGTGTGTAAGTCTGGTCTCTGGAAATCACGGTGTTCctcccacacaccataaattgAGATCAAAATTGACAAGTTTGAAAATAAGCGAATAGGAACCCCCAGGTTTGGGTGGGAAAGCAAAATCATAGTTTTTGTTCCACTTCTAGGaattctgaatgttttaatattgcCCCTTAATTCAGTGTGTTAGTAGATGTAAGTGCAGAAGGTATGCAATGCTTGCCCCTTCTTTCAAACATTAAGGATCACTCCCTTTGAGGTTTTGGAGACTACTGCATATGTCCTTGGTTCATTTGAATGCATGGGCCGCTGAGCCATTCACCAAAACAATTGCATAATTATTCTGGAGAGTAAAAGGATCATGTAAACTTACAACACAGCAATCAATGCCTGAAACGGCACGTGTGCCGCTCGGCTACAAACATGGGAATGATCCAGTTATTGGCCAAATCCAGAATACAAGGCACTTGAGTAGAAACAGAACGCCACACTGCACTGAGTAAGGGTTACGATAATAGCTTAAAAACAAGCATGATTAATACAAAAATGCCAGGAGAGCAGCATGTAGCCCTTCCCAATTATATAGACTGCGCCCAGTGAGTCATGTCTAGTGAAGGGGACTGTATACAGGACAAGGGTATGCTCGTTTGGGGTTCCTTGTGGAGGTTTTATGCATGGGAGCAGTGGGGTATTTACAGAAACCTTCTGGCAAATTCTCCTGTCAGCTCCCCCTTTGGTGGATAAATCCAATTGTGTTTCTATATACTAGGAAGGTTAACCCCGTTTTGTGGCAGATCCACTTGTGATCTACTCTGCGTCTACAAGTTAAATGAGTAACAACAAGAATGGAAATAGATATATGAGACAGATATTGCATAGGCCAGAGGTCTCCACGCATTTTTGAGATCTTTGGTTTGGAAATATTGTAAATGGCGGCACTCAGTGATTGAGGCGTCTTATACTCTGCAGCCAGGATGCTACCAGGCAGTGTTCCGAGTCTTCTGCTGCAAGGCATCCTGGTTGACAGTATCCATCAGAGGTCATACAACCCTTTCCATCGGGTTCACTGTCCGGCAGGTTCCAAGACTGAATATTATATCCACGTTCTGTATCTTTCAATGAAAGCAAAGCCTGCATGCTCCGCCGAAGCTCCTATTAAATGTATCCCTAATTGTCGCATAATGTACTCCACAACCTAAAACATTCCCATCCGATCACAGATTAATCAGCTCACAGTCTCTGTGGTGATGTATCTTTGCCTGGACAGTCACCAGTGAAAGCTGCAGGTCAGATGCTTTAGTCAGGATAGTCGATGTGCCTTAAAATAAGTTGGTTGAACCTCTCTCCGCATGGATGCCAGAAAGGAAGAATATTATATCAGGGTCCGGCTTTGGTCCACATTGTAGAGATCCCAATCTCATGTCTCCACAAGCTTAATGACAGGAAAGGGTCTCCCAGAACCAGAGGGTATGTAAACCCGTTTTCTGCAATCACAAAGAAACAATCTGTGAGTTAACAAGACTTCAGCAATGGATACCACTAGAAGAAGCCACCCTTTGCTCCTATGATGTAATCAGGACATTAGCTTTCGATATTATCCTAGTAAACTCAGCATAACTCACACATTCTGCAGGTTTGGCCTGGAGTAACTCCTCGGAAGGCGGTATGTATTTCCACTCTGGGAAGATGCAAAATGTTCCAGTTTGTCCTGCAGCTCAAGGTTCTGCAATGTAGAATAGACCGAGTTAAGACAAGCTTCTAGGCTTTACGGTGCGATGAGAGTTACAGGAATGTCCTGAGTAGTTTAATGGAAAGAAACTACTTGAAGAGTTATGTACTTGTTCTACAAAAAGAAGAATGTAATCCTGGTTCTAAGTCATTATATACAAGCCATTGGGACATTAttgttattcttcttctaattaATAGAACATTATATGAAATCGCTCATCTCGTTGTAAAACGTGTAATACCCAGAGATTGGAACATGAATTCCAAGAaggaagtgttttgtttttttacattgaccCACGGTATTTTCTGAAAAGAATAAAAGATTCTGCGAAATCATATAGTTTTGTAGAGTATATAGTAAGCATGCGCAGCTTGGGAATGCCCACTTACCTCGGCTTGAAGCCACGACACCTTCTCCCGCAGGTCCTGGATTAGTGAGTCTTTCTCTTGCATGGCCGTCCTGGAGTTTTGGAGCTAGAGagagcatgtaaaaaaaaacaggaatgaGAGCAGAAAATACCAATCCTACGTCGTCTTATCATACAGCCGCGTCATGTTGCTAACATGATGAATATAAAAGAGCTTTGCCGCAACCCACGTCCTTTACTTATATCATGGAGATGTCCAAGGATTCCTGATGGGTCTCAGGATGATGTCTACTTATTCTGGATTTTCTCAttccaaaaaataaacttttgcaGGGAGTCTAGTCTTACTACCCTCTGAATGAAATGACAATGCTTCAATCAAGATCAGCCCAACGAAAAATGCAAGGATGCCGGGCCATTTTATTTACCTGCTCGATCATTTGTCGAACTTTGCGCTGCTGACTCTTCAACATGTCGTCCAGGTGATGAATCTTCTCTTTCAGCCCAGACACCGTCTTCTCCAGCTCTTCACATCTATAAATTGATATAAGGGTTAATGCAACAACTTGGAGAAGAGACAGGAAGGCACAGACATTAGAACAGGAAGGTAAAGAAGCCATTTGTTAAAGCTACAGCTTTGTCATTACAGGATGGAGTTTGCATCTTATCTTCTCCTTGTCTTCTAGTTCTAATCGCCATTTCTTCCACACTAATTATTATGTTGATTGTCTGATGTCTCCTACCTTGCCTGAAGAGGTCCATCCTGCTGTTTCTGTGCCCTCACGCTCTCCAGTTCCTCCTCGTTTTCCTTCATCTTTTTCTGCAGTTCTTGGTGTTCCTACAATCACAAAGTGTAGTGTGAATGGGGGTATTGGCAATGGCTGAATCCCGCTGCAAAAGTTATTGAGGATGAAGAATACACGCTAGGAGTACGCTAACAACTAGCCTAATTCTCCTGGTCTTCGCATTTCCATTTCTGACATTTATCCCACATAACTCAGGGACCTCGATGTGCTGCTCGACTGCCACCGCTGTGACTCTCCAGCAGCCGCTGCATTATGGATACGTCTGGAAGGATATGTACTGAAAAATGCCAGCGTCTTTCTATATTTCCATCAACTGGCTCGATGTCTTACGTTTTCCATGCTGATCAGTAGCCTCCTGAGGTCTTCTACTTCTTTCTGATGCTGCACGGAGCTATGCTGTGCCTCTCTGCGTGCTCGGTTGCTCTGCTCCATCTCCTGTCGACATCTACTCAGCTTGTCCTGGAGGGAATGGAAACATTTTAGGATGCTACAAAGGTTAAAACAAACCAGAATAAGAAGAGTGCAGGGAAGATTTCCTAGAAGCAAACCTCATAAAGCATTCGTTCATTTTGCTGCTTTTTCTCTACTTCTTGGAGCTTTGCATACAACCTCTGAGCTGTCTCTCGAAGGTCTTTCCCATTATCCAACGTAAATTCCTCTTCCTACAAAAGAGGGAATCAGTGTTCCGTGTCAGACCTTGAACGGATTCCAGGAAAACTAAATGCAAGCTGAAATATTCAAGAGTACCCAAACCAATCTTCTTGATCTTACCATTTCATCTTTCGAAGAGTCCCTGTAATGTCTGACTCCATTCTGCAAGTCCTGTGCAAGCAAGAAAATCCAATGAGAAGGCGGGAATTGAAATGTCCTTCTCTTCCTCCCCAGTACACGCTAAGACTGTCAACATCACTCAGCTCTAGTGAAACGAGTCGCTACCTCTTCATCACAAATACACTTTATACAGAACGAAGAGTTTGCCCCACATAAAGAGTCTCCACAAGATCTGCCACACGGCAATGTAAGTAAGTACAGAGAGCGCCCTAACCGGTTTCTGTAAGGAGACCCAACCAACCTTGGAAGAAATAGCTCGGTGGCCGTCTCCTCCCTTGACTCAAATGTTCAGAGGTTCTTAATAAAAAAGGCCGTTTTGTTCCTGTCACATGCGAGACATTCCATTTTGACTGTACCTTGTTGAGCAGGCGTTCTTCCTTTCCGGATTTACAGGAGTTTGGCTCAATTTCTTCACGCAGGTTTTTGATTGAAGTTCGAGCCTGGATGAAGAAGTGATTTTAAGGCTTCTAGTGGTAAACAGGAAAACCCAGGAGCGCTCTGTCTCTGATGAGAGTGCACAGGTTTGTTCACAACCAGTTATTCTGCTGGGCCTATAACTTAATTCTACAGAATCTCTGGTCATGCCACGGCCCAATATCACGCTACAGAGACAATTCTAGTTCAGGATCGTGCTATACCTTCAAGGGCCTCATCACCTGCCTTCATGCGTTAGGACAGGACCCCCCACGCTCCTCACACCAAGACGCTCACCTCTTGAATATGGCGAACCTCGTTCCTCAGCTGGCTGACATTCCACTCATGGTTGGCTTTATCTTCAGCTTTGGCTTTAAGGTAGACCTAGAAGTGCATAAGGAACACGGCGTGATCATAAGAAAAACAACTAGTCTCTTTCATTATCATTCTTCATCTGTGGACAAATACCTTGATAATTTCTTCATCTCCATCCGTGGACTTAATTAGCTCAGAATTTAAGGAGCGGGATCCGTGGAGAGGTCGTGAAGAGACCAGGGCAAAGGCTCGTCCTACCGGCTGAAAAAGTAACATCGGTTATTAGCGTCAGCATGTTCAGAACAAGCCGTTCTAAAACAGGAGTGGCCGCTTCCTGAAGACAGAGCCCTGTAAATTGAGCTCGGAGCTTCAAGAGTGACACACGCACGAAACATCACCGTCATCGTCAAGAAACATCACCGTCATCCAACTAAAGACCCTATGGAAGGCTGCCTGGCcgataaacattttatatataaatgaaacacTAAATTACGCGTGAATCAGCTGGGATTGTGTGGAGAGGATAGGGATCTCACCTTAACCTTTGCGGTGTCTGTCCTCTCTGGAGACTGGTCCTCACGTAACGTCAGGCGCAAAGTCTTCACAAGGTCCTGACAGAGAATGCAAGACGTCAACTGAGTATACGGGCATCCAAATAACCTTCAGGGACTCACAGACTCTGCCTCGTGTCATACTCCCCAGCTTATGTAAAGGATTCCCTGCTCTTCGACACCTGACAACGATTATACTGAACGCATAATTTTCGGTAACCACAGGAAATCTTTTCTCCTATTCAGGGGGATCCAGCACAGCAGGAGTAAAATGATAAAACTGGTTGGAGTTTCTTGAAGGCGTATCGTCATCATCATGAATGCATTCCAcctttccttctttactttactTGGCGTGCGCATGGCGAGCGAGAGTTTAACCTTACTCACTGAGCtcgtaaaataaacattgcgGATGAGCCATGTCCCAAACAATGACGCGGATTGCGTAATGCGTTGTAATCGATCACCAGTAATCTGAATATATGATAAAATGTGTATAACCGTGCCGTGACGTATGAAGTAGTTATGCCGAAACCCATTGTGGATTCAGAATACTATCCTGAGTATCACCACACACTCACAGATTAAATCACGGGTCATACGTGCTGTTACCCCCAAGTTACCCCCAACCGGGGCAAAAACACATTATGCGACACTACACATCAGTAACGAGTATCACTTGAATACCCTCCCATGGTGCCTCCAGGGAATCTGTAATCTAGCTGCTAAATAACATAACTTTAACCATTGCTGATTACACGCTACTTGCATAGGTTTCTGGGTCGTTAGTCACTGGCAGTGTAAGGGGatagtaaagggttaaattgtcTGCTCCCACAGGAATCCAGACATTCCGATCCCTTCCCCAGCGTGAAACCTGAGCCAGCCCCATTGTTCCCTACGCATCCCACTAACTCTCTACTGATCACCCTATAAATGCGCTCGCACCTcgcagtaaaaaacaaaaagggattGGTTTTGTGGTTTCTCCGGTTTCTTGCGCCGCTGCTTTGTAATTGTGAGGCGCGGGAATGTCACCACGCCTCTGAGCTGCGGTCATTTCGTTTCTACTCGCTATCCTTTTTGATAAGCTTCACTTTGTCGCAAGGTTTAGAATTAGTGACGAGCTCCGCGGCGTAGAAACTGTCCCACAAGCTCACTTTCTGTAAGTGAATTTATTTGGTTCCTCTTAATATCTCAGACCCAATTGCCTTTTGTTTATTGTCCATTGCCATTGTAAGTGTAAGTCAGTGACTTTGCAAGTTTAAATATGCTGGCTCCTGTCCGTAAGAGCGTACAGTAAATTGCTAGCTCTGAGGGTCAGGCGGATTGATTTCCTGTTGAGTAAGAGGGTGTTACTGGATCAGCAGGCTCTCGGATCGATTCCTCCCTTCTTACAGAAATGGTGGCATTTCTGCATATACCGAACCTGCCCTGTCAGTAAATTCTTGGACTGGAAGGTGACCTCGGTGGAAAATCTTTCGGTGGTGCCGTGTTATGGAGCTGTATAAACCAACCTGCCCACCATGCAGAGTGAACTCAAATTCCCAAATATATCCCAATAATCCCGTTCCCAGATGGCGAGGCAGGGGGAGGCCGACGCTCGCTGCGTGCTAAATAACAGTGACTCGGGTGTTCGATGTAGGTTTCTGTCAACTACCTCCAGATGCCAACACAACGTAACCTACAAATTATTCACAGGTGGACCACAAAGAGAGCTGCGTGACCCACAAATTATTCAGCGTCATTGTCATACAGCTGACGGGAAACCCCGAGCTATAGGTCATCTGTGTCAATAATACAGTCACAGCTCGTCCCGACGGCTGCCTTACCTTTAACAGAGTTACGGAAAAGTGTCTAGCGTATACGCAATCAGGCCGACAGAAACAGCCGTACGAGTACGACATAGTCACACACTACAGACGAAGACATCCGATACACGTCGTGTTACACACTATACCCAACATGTAGACGGGATCAAGCTGTAGAAAGCCCCTCGGAAATGTACGGACACAACGTAACACAACCGTGTGACTCGCCCCATGTCACAGatgggttagtgtgtgtatgtgtgtatatatatatatatatgtgtttataatatataaataagctgTCATGTCCCATCCGCGCACAGACAGGGGCCACTGACCTGCTCCTGCTCAGGGTTGAGCTGCTGCAGGGTACACAAGCTGTTCATCCTTCCTCAGGACGAGTCCCCGGCTGGCAGTCACCGCACACCAGCAGCCTCACCACTGAGCACAGGGAGGGGCAACAGCCCTTTAACTGCACCATGACATCAGACACAAACCAGCCACACCCACCCTGGTCACACACTTTAGGATTGGCTGCAGGCTGGCTTAGGGAGGGGCTGGGTGGAAATACCTGGCATGCagtcattttttgtttacaaagCACCAACATGTTCTGCAGTGCAGTACAACAGCAGACTAGTTGTTATAGTGAATGTGAACTGGCTATTGCAAATAGAG encodes the following:
- the SNX27 gene encoding sorting nexin-27, encoding MADEEGDGLLSRNGGGPRVVRIVKSESGYGFNVRGQVSEGGQLRSINGELYAPLQHVSAVLPGGAADRAGIRKGDRILEVNGVNVEGATHKQVVDLIRAGEKELILTVLSVPPHEAESLDPSDDSSGQSFYDYTEKQAVPISIPTYKHVEQSGEKFVVYNVYMAGRQLCSKRYREFAILNQNLKREFANFTFPRLPGKWPFSLSEQQLDARRRGLEEYLEKVCSIRVIGESDIMQEFLSESDENYNGVSDVELRVALPDKTTVTVRVKKNSTTDQVYQALAAKIGMDGITANYFALFEVINHSFVRKLAPNEFPHKLYVQNYTSAVPGTCLTVRKWLFTTAEEVLLKDNDLAVSFFFHQAVDDVKRGYIKADDKSYQLQKLCEQRKMLMYLNMVRSCDGYNEIMFPHCSCDSRRKGHVITAISIKHFKLLACTEEGQLENQVIAFEWDEMQRWDTDEEGMAFCFEYARSEKKPRWVKIFTPYFNYMHECFERVFCELKWRKEVEEEATDKDNKNCSNDSTCSKNVFQIVRMQHKDTST
- the TUFT1 gene encoding tuftelin isoform X2 produces the protein MNSLCTLQQLNPEQEQDLVKTLRLTLREDQSPERTDTAKVKPVGRAFALVSSRPLHGSRSLNSELIKSTDGDEEIIKVYLKAKAEDKANHEWNVSQLRNEVRHIQEARTSIKNLREEIEPNSCKSGKEERLLNKEEEFTLDNGKDLRETAQRLYAKLQEVEKKQQNERMLYEDKLSRCRQEMEQSNRARREAQHSSVQHQKEVEDLRRLLISMENEHQELQKKMKENEEELESVRAQKQQDGPLQARCEELEKTVSGLKEKIHHLDDMLKSQQRKVRQMIEQLQNSRTAMQEKDSLIQDLREKVSWLQAENLELQDKLEHFASSQSGNTYRLPRSYSRPNLQNVKRVYIPSGSGRPFPVIKLVET
- the TUFT1 gene encoding tuftelin isoform X1 → MNSLCTLQQLNPEQEQDLVKTLRLTLREDQSPERTDTAKVKPVGRAFALVSSRPLHGSRSLNSELIKSTDGDEEIIKVYLKAKAEDKANHEWNVSQLRNEVRHIQEARTSIKNLREEIEPNSCKSGKEERLLNKDLQNGVRHYRDSSKDEMEEEFTLDNGKDLRETAQRLYAKLQEVEKKQQNERMLYEDKLSRCRQEMEQSNRARREAQHSSVQHQKEVEDLRRLLISMENEHQELQKKMKENEEELESVRAQKQQDGPLQARCEELEKTVSGLKEKIHHLDDMLKSQQRKVRQMIEQLQNSRTAMQEKDSLIQDLREKVSWLQAENLELQDKLEHFASSQSGNTYRLPRSYSRPNLQNVKRVYIPSGSGRPFPVIKLVET